The Pirellulales bacterium nucleotide sequence CCTCTCGGAATCGCCCTTCGGCAACTTCCATTTCCAAGTCACGGTTCGTGGCAGCCACGACCTGTACATCGACGTTCATGGGACGCGATGAACCAACTGGCGTTACTTCGAGCTGTTGCAACACCCGCAACAACTTCGGCTGCAATTCAAGCGGCATTTCGCCGACTTCATCCAGAAACACAATGCCACCTTCGGCAGCCCGAAACACACCAAGGCTTCGGCCGGCAGCGCCGGTAAACGCGCCTTTCTCGTGGCCGAACAATTGACTTTCCGCAAGTGTTACCGTGAGCGCCGCGCAGTTTACGGGCACAAAGGGTTTATCGCGACGTGGCCCTAGGCGATGCAGAAGCCGGGCCCACAATTCTTTGCCGGTGCCGGTCTCGCCGCTTACGAGCACCGTACACTCGACGTCAGCCGCGCGTTCAACATGGCGCGCAATGCGATTCACTTTGGGATTCGAACCCAGTACCCAACTCTCGGGTTCCTCCGGAGCAAGCCGGAGCAGCGATTCAATTGAGGGGGCAACAGTAGAGCTGGCCATTTCTTCTCTGTGAAGTTTCTTCGACGAGCCTCATCGCCGAATCTTTCGCTCTCAGGCCTCTGTGCCAACCATTTGCAGGCGATGCGCTGGCAAACGTGTTGGAACTAACGGTCTGAGTGTCGTCTCACTAGCGTCCCATCCAAAGGTACAAACGGGGAAGTAAACCGAACCGGTAGGGCAGGCCCTCCGCCTAGTCCGATACAACTTGTATTGTAGCCAGTTTGAGGAATAGCTCAATGAATTCGATCACAAAAGATGGGAAAGACTAGGGGTAGCCCGCCGGTGGTAGCTGAAAGACCGCTTTTGACAATTGTGCCGTAAAAAGTCGTAACAACTTGTCAATTAAGAACTTGCGATCGCCAAATGGCCCCGTGGCCGTGCAGAAAGCTCCCCCCAACCGGTTGTGCTGACAGCCAGTTCCAAACGCCTCTCGCAGCTCTCGACCGCCGTTTCCCGGAAGATCTTTGCCCAGCTTACGATCCGATTGAGCCACAATCTGCACGTCGAGGATCAGCGGTTTGTGGTCGGATCCCGTCCCGATGCCTTCCGTAATATCTTGGCAAGTGACATCGGCTGAGAGGAAGGCCTGGTCAATGCGAATCGGCGGAATCAGCGACCAGCCGTTGGGCCAGGTTGTCACGTAGCCGCGGCCGCGATCCTCATGGGCTGAACGCAACCCGCCGATCTTGAGGTCTTTGTAGACGCGCGAGTTCTGCGTGGCATTAAAATCGCCTATCACAATGAGCGGATGTCGCGCCTCCAAGATAAGGGGAGTTAACTCGCTCCAAAACCCAGCGTAATCATCATTGCGAAGATAAGTTGGCCGCGGTGAGTGAAGACCAATCAAGTGTAACGTCTGGTCGCCGATTGCGACGTCGAAGAAGTGCACTAATCGGTCGGTAACGGCTCGTTCAATTTCAGCTCGGAGCGGCAGTCGCGAATACACGACCATTTGCTCGGATCGCCAAGGCTTGTACCCGTGGCCATAACGGTATTTGGCCATTATGGGCGAGTCACGAAACGGTTCTCGCCATGCGAAGGGAAACTCTGCCAGTACGATGACATCCGGGTTCGTCCTCTCGATTTCCTGCAAGAAGGCAGTGAAGTCAGGATTTCGGTACCACACGTTCGCGAACAGTATTCGCACCGTCGTTCGTTTTGAATCGTCTTCGGCTACATCCGTCGTAGTGGATGCGAAACGTCGGTCTCGCATGAAATCTGGTGCAAGCCAGAAGATATGGCAGCCCACAATTGCCAAGTTGACAATCGCCAACCAGCGGAGTCGCCGACGCGCCGCCACAATCAAACAGACGTATGCCGGAAGATAGATGTAACGCGTGAACGCATTCAGGCAGATGAACGCATTACAAGCGTCATGACAAACAATGCGCAACAGCGTGATCGTTGCAAGTACACCGGTCAACGCCCACATGACGGCAATTGTAAAACGGTGTGCGGAACGGCGTTGATCTGCGGCGTGGCTCATGCGAACCCGGTGAAGTCAAGGAAGTGAAGGCCACTGGTGGCGACGTGACCGCACGACACCAAGCGAGTTCTCCGCTGGTTGGCGACGATGCCGGCGACCGTGACGTGTTGTTACGCAGCCGCATGGGCTGCGGTTCGATCGTCGAGAGCCACGACGGAGATTTTGTTTTGCGCCGCGAATTGGCGAAATTCTTCATCATCGAGCAGAATTGTGCGGTGCCCCTCAATCGCGAGCACAGTCGCTCCGGCGGCGACCATCGTGCGCAATGTGCGCAGTCCCACCGTGGGAACGTCGAAACGCATGTCCTGCCGGGGCTTCGCGACCTTCACCACCGTGAATCCGCTCCGTCGGCACATCTCACCGGCCCGCTGAATGCAGGCGTCGGTGCCCTCGACCGCCTCTACGGCGAGGACCGCCTTATCCTTCACACAAATACATTGGCCAATATCGAGGCCGCCCATGAGTTTGGCGATATCCCAACCGAACTCGATATCCGCGTGTTGTCCGGCCGAGGGTGGCCGGCCGGCAATGTGACCTGGTTTCACGAGTAGCTCCGGCGCAAAGTCGGTCGCCGGATGGAACGTAATG carries:
- a CDS encoding endonuclease/exonuclease/phosphatase family protein, which translates into the protein MSHAADQRRSAHRFTIAVMWALTGVLATITLLRIVCHDACNAFICLNAFTRYIYLPAYVCLIVAARRRLRWLAIVNLAIVGCHIFWLAPDFMRDRRFASTTTDVAEDDSKRTTVRILFANVWYRNPDFTAFLQEIERTNPDVIVLAEFPFAWREPFRDSPIMAKYRYGHGYKPWRSEQMVVYSRLPLRAEIERAVTDRLVHFFDVAIGDQTLHLIGLHSPRPTYLRNDDYAGFWSELTPLILEARHPLIVIGDFNATQNSRVYKDLKIGGLRSAHEDRGRGYVTTWPNGWSLIPPIRIDQAFLSADVTCQDITEGIGTGSDHKPLILDVQIVAQSDRKLGKDLPGNGGRELREAFGTGCQHNRLGGAFCTATGPFGDRKFLIDKLLRLFTAQLSKAVFQLPPAGYP
- the lpxI gene encoding UDP-2,3-diacylglucosamine diphosphatase LpxI (LpxI, functionally equivalent to LpxH, replaces it in LPS biosynthesis in a minority of bacteria.); translation: MSRNKRVGLLAAWGRYPVLVAEALRRQDYHVSCIGVADLADPALRNICDDFRWIGWCSLGRAIRYFQKCDVQQATMAGKFPKALIYQPRVWMRHIPDWKFITTFYHYLITHKRDNKDDTLLGALTNAFAADGITFHPATDFAPELLVKPGHIAGRPPSAGQHADIEFGWDIAKLMGGLDIGQCICVKDKAVLAVEAVEGTDACIQRAGEMCRRSGFTVVKVAKPRQDMRFDVPTVGLRTLRTMVAAGATVLAIEGHRTILLDDEEFRQFAAQNKISVVALDDRTAAHAAA
- a CDS encoding sigma-54-dependent Fis family transcriptional regulator, with translation MASSTVAPSIESLLRLAPEEPESWVLGSNPKVNRIARHVERAADVECTVLVSGETGTGKELWARLLHRLGPRRDKPFVPVNCAALTVTLAESQLFGHEKGAFTGAAGRSLGVFRAAEGGIVFLDEVGEMPLELQPKLLRVLQQLEVTPVGSSRPMNVDVQVVAATNRDLEMEVAEGRFREDLYYRLNMVEFHVPPLRNRVDDIPQFIEYFSRKFAARYQRALWQPSRETLQQFCEYRWPGNVRQLANVIEQAYVLDCEPRLPERPLPRVTAESSLPYMDLAKLRRAAVHQALRATQGHKGRAARLLGVHPNTMTRLLAQLREGVENEAAE